Proteins from one Nitrobacteraceae bacterium AZCC 2146 genomic window:
- a CDS encoding NitT/TauT family transport system permease protein (product_source=KO:K02050; cath_funfam=1.10.3720.10; cog=COG0600; ko=KO:K02050; pfam=PF00528; superfamily=161098; transmembrane_helix_parts=Inside_1_34,TMhelix_35_57,Outside_58_66,TMhelix_67_89,Inside_90_101,TMhelix_102_124,Outside_125_156,TMhelix_157_179,Inside_180_185,TMhelix_186_208,Outside_209_217,TMhelix_218_240,Inside_241_252,TMhelix_253_275,Outside_276_278,TMhelix_279_301,Inside_302_307,TMhelix_308_330,Outside_331_346): MPTYSASDAAPFGADCETVLVASDGGLQLASKLRLSVSGVGAGLAWLAFGLSCIWWPDIGDWPRTEAVAYTAFAIAAGIVVATTARELLGKFGAGLQQRAPWLLALGLFLTLWEVATAKFGWLPLPFFPPPQSIVEVYTDDLPKLLDSVFASVKLQLGGYFIGAAVGFLTGVSIGWSRGVGYWVHPVLRFIGPLPATAWLPIAFFTFPSSWSASTFLIALATGFPVTVLTWSGVASVSSAYYDVARTLGAKPSFLVLKVAIPAALPHVFVGLFMGLGSSFAVLVVAEMIGVKAGLGWYLQWAQGWAAYANMYAALIVMSLLCSGAITLLFKVRDHLLVWQKGVVKW, encoded by the coding sequence ATGCCAACGTATTCGGCGTCTGACGCCGCGCCGTTCGGCGCGGATTGCGAGACCGTTCTGGTCGCCAGTGACGGTGGGTTGCAGCTCGCAAGCAAGCTTCGTCTCAGTGTGTCCGGTGTCGGGGCAGGGCTTGCCTGGCTGGCTTTCGGCCTGTCGTGCATCTGGTGGCCCGATATCGGCGACTGGCCGCGCACCGAGGCCGTCGCTTACACCGCGTTCGCCATCGCCGCCGGCATTGTAGTCGCAACGACGGCGCGAGAACTGCTCGGCAAGTTCGGCGCCGGGTTGCAGCAGCGCGCGCCGTGGCTGCTCGCGCTCGGCTTGTTCCTGACGTTGTGGGAAGTCGCTACCGCAAAATTCGGCTGGCTGCCGCTGCCATTCTTCCCGCCGCCACAATCGATTGTTGAGGTCTACACCGACGATCTGCCAAAACTGCTCGACAGCGTGTTTGCCTCGGTGAAGCTGCAGCTCGGCGGCTATTTCATCGGCGCCGCTGTCGGCTTTCTCACCGGCGTTTCGATCGGCTGGTCGCGCGGCGTCGGCTACTGGGTGCATCCGGTGCTGCGCTTCATTGGCCCGCTGCCGGCCACCGCATGGCTGCCGATTGCGTTCTTCACCTTTCCGTCGAGTTGGAGCGCCAGCACGTTCCTGATCGCGCTGGCTACCGGCTTTCCGGTGACGGTGCTGACCTGGTCCGGGGTGGCCAGCGTCAGCAGCGCCTATTACGACGTCGCGCGCACGCTTGGCGCAAAGCCCTCGTTCCTGGTGCTGAAGGTCGCGATCCCCGCGGCGCTGCCGCATGTCTTCGTCGGCCTGTTCATGGGGCTTGGCTCGTCCTTCGCGGTGCTCGTCGTCGCCGAGATGATCGGCGTCAAGGCCGGGCTCGGCTGGTACCTGCAATGGGCGCAGGGCTGGGCGGCCTATGCCAACATGTATGCCGCGCTGATCGTGATGTCGCTGCTGTGTTCCGGTGCGATCACGCTGCTGTTCAAGGTGCGCGACCATCTGCTGGTCTGGCAGAAGGGGGTCGTCAAATGGTAG
- a CDS encoding NitT/TauT family transport system substrate-binding protein (product_source=KO:K02051; cath_funfam=3.40.190.10; cog=COG0715; ko=KO:K02051; pfam=PF09084; superfamily=53850; transmembrane_helix_parts=Inside_1_20,TMhelix_21_43,Outside_44_365), with amino-acid sequence MSNDRDKSASLLDRRTLLRAGAAAAFAAPLGVLGAQAFPFLPASPIDFSEFPICKTSSEAPALTGAPRKLKLSWNAGAVCLAPLPVAIDHGFFQKQNLDVELVNYSGSTDQLLEAIATGKSDAGLGMALRWLKPLEQGFDVKIAAGTHGGCMRVLAKKNSGVDKLADLKGKAVAVGDLAGPDKNFFSIQLAKQGIDPNKEVDWRQYPGNLLQLAVEKGEAQAVLASDPIADLWLKDTAYKEVASNLDGEYKDKTCCIVGLRGSLVREEPLVARAITQALLDAAMFTSQNPDKAAASFQPYAPKAASLEDLQRMVRYHTHHHHPVGDQLKRELKGYADDLKTVSVFKPSTDTSKFAERIYANVFGV; translated from the coding sequence ATGTCGAACGATCGTGACAAGAGCGCTTCGCTGCTCGACCGCCGCACCCTGCTGCGCGCAGGCGCCGCCGCGGCCTTCGCCGCGCCGCTCGGTGTACTTGGCGCGCAGGCCTTTCCATTCCTCCCGGCGTCGCCGATCGACTTTTCCGAATTCCCGATCTGCAAGACGTCCTCCGAAGCGCCGGCCCTGACGGGCGCGCCGCGCAAGCTGAAACTGTCGTGGAATGCCGGCGCGGTGTGCCTGGCGCCGCTGCCGGTCGCGATCGATCACGGCTTCTTCCAGAAACAGAATCTCGACGTCGAACTGGTCAACTACAGCGGCTCGACCGATCAACTGCTCGAAGCCATCGCGACCGGCAAGTCGGACGCGGGTTTGGGCATGGCGCTGCGCTGGCTGAAACCGCTGGAGCAGGGCTTTGACGTCAAGATCGCCGCCGGCACCCATGGCGGCTGCATGCGGGTGCTCGCGAAGAAGAATTCCGGCGTTGACAAGCTCGCCGATCTCAAGGGCAAGGCCGTTGCGGTTGGCGATCTCGCCGGACCGGACAAGAATTTCTTTTCGATCCAGCTCGCAAAGCAAGGCATCGATCCGAACAAGGAGGTCGACTGGCGGCAATATCCGGGCAATCTGCTGCAGCTTGCGGTCGAGAAGGGCGAGGCACAGGCGGTGCTCGCGTCAGATCCGATCGCCGACCTCTGGCTGAAAGACACCGCCTACAAGGAAGTCGCCTCCAATCTGGACGGCGAATACAAGGACAAGACCTGCTGCATCGTCGGCCTCCGCGGCAGCCTCGTGCGCGAGGAGCCGCTGGTGGCGCGGGCGATCACTCAGGCCCTGCTTGATGCCGCGATGTTCACTTCGCAAAATCCCGACAAGGCGGCAGCCTCGTTCCAGCCCTATGCGCCGAAGGCCGCAAGCCTGGAAGATCTGCAGCGCATGGTGCGATACCATACCCATCACCATCATCCCGTTGGCGATCAGCTGAAGCGGGAGCTCAAGGGCTATGCCGACGATCTGAAAACGGTCTCGGTGTTCAAGCCGAGCACCGACACGTCGAAATTCGCGGAGCGCATCTATGCCAACGTATTCGGCGTCTGA
- a CDS encoding response regulator NasT (product_source=KO:K07183; cath_funfam=1.10.10.10,3.40.50.2300; cog=COG3707; ko=KO:K07183; pfam=PF00072,PF03861; smart=SM01012; superfamily=52172) produces MAADSSPKIVIVDESPIRAAILEEGLREAGYVDVQHIREMQNLLARIYALDPDVIVIDLENPSRDVLEQMFQVSRAVRRPVAMFVDQSDSESARASVDAGVSSYIVDGLKKERIKPILDLCISRFNAFSKLQDELDRTKSALEERKIIDRAKGIVMKLKGLTEEEAYVLLRSTAMREKKKIGDIAQSIITAAELLK; encoded by the coding sequence ATGGCTGCCGATTCGTCTCCGAAAATCGTCATTGTCGACGAAAGCCCGATCCGGGCCGCCATTCTCGAAGAGGGATTGCGCGAGGCGGGCTATGTCGACGTCCAGCACATCCGCGAGATGCAAAACCTGCTGGCGCGGATCTATGCGCTCGATCCCGACGTCATCGTGATCGACCTGGAGAACCCCAGCCGCGACGTGCTGGAACAAATGTTCCAGGTCAGCCGCGCGGTGCGCCGTCCCGTCGCGATGTTCGTCGACCAGAGCGATTCCGAATCGGCCCGTGCCTCGGTCGATGCCGGCGTGTCGTCCTATATCGTCGACGGGCTGAAGAAGGAGCGCATCAAGCCGATTCTGGATCTGTGCATCTCGCGCTTCAACGCCTTCTCGAAGCTGCAGGACGAACTCGACCGCACCAAGTCGGCGCTGGAAGAGCGCAAGATCATCGATCGTGCCAAGGGCATCGTGATGAAACTGAAAGGCCTCACCGAAGAGGAGGCCTACGTATTGCTGCGTTCGACGGCGATGCGCGAAAAAAAGAAAATCGGCGATATCGCGCAGTCGATCATCACCGCAGCGGAGTTGCTGAAATGA
- a CDS encoding ABC-type nitrate/sulfonate/bicarbonate transport system substrate-binding protein (product_source=COG0715; cath_funfam=3.40.190.10; cog=COG0715; ko=KO:K22067; pfam=PF13379; superfamily=53850) has protein sequence MTGQPLHIGFIPLADAAALIVAVDKGFTAAEGLDVTLVREVSWSNVRDKLNIGLFDAAHLLAPVAIASSLGLGHVKVPIVASFNLGLNGNAITVSPLLHAALMAEVDGDPLDPMVTALALARVVAARRKAGVEPLTFGMTFPFSTHNYQLRFWMAAGGVDPDEDVRLVVLPPPYMVNSLANGHVDAFCVGAPWNSVAVDLGVGHILHFVSDILERAAEKVLAVREDWSEKNPEVLAALTRAHCAAAAFIENPDNRDEAARILAQPERIGVSPEVLLRTLDGRLKISPDGTMRESRRYLLVGREGAGRPDPRQAAWLYAQMVRWGQSSISPEALKTAEAVFRPDLYDAALGVPGSVNNDVPDAVGAFAGPAFDPDNIAAHLAAFEIAHMKS, from the coding sequence ATGACCGGTCAACCGCTTCACATCGGATTCATTCCGCTGGCTGACGCCGCAGCCCTCATCGTCGCCGTCGACAAGGGATTTACCGCCGCCGAAGGCCTCGACGTCACGCTGGTGCGAGAGGTGTCATGGTCGAATGTCCGCGACAAGCTCAATATCGGCCTGTTCGATGCCGCCCACCTGCTGGCGCCGGTCGCCATCGCCTCCAGCCTCGGGCTCGGCCATGTGAAGGTGCCGATCGTCGCCTCGTTCAATCTCGGCCTCAACGGCAATGCCATCACGGTATCGCCCTTGCTGCACGCGGCCCTGATGGCAGAGGTCGATGGCGATCCGCTCGACCCGATGGTGACGGCGCTGGCGCTGGCGCGCGTGGTTGCGGCACGGCGCAAGGCGGGCGTCGAGCCCTTGACCTTCGGCATGACGTTCCCGTTCTCCACCCATAATTACCAGTTGCGGTTCTGGATGGCCGCCGGCGGCGTCGACCCCGACGAGGACGTCCGTCTCGTGGTGCTGCCGCCGCCCTACATGGTGAACAGCCTCGCCAACGGCCATGTCGATGCGTTCTGCGTCGGCGCGCCGTGGAACTCGGTCGCGGTCGATCTCGGCGTCGGCCACATCCTGCATTTCGTGTCCGACATTCTGGAGCGCGCCGCGGAGAAGGTGCTGGCAGTTCGCGAGGACTGGTCGGAGAAGAATCCGGAGGTGCTGGCGGCGCTGACGCGCGCCCATTGCGCCGCTGCCGCCTTCATCGAAAACCCCGACAATCGCGACGAAGCAGCACGCATTCTGGCGCAGCCGGAACGGATCGGCGTCTCGCCGGAGGTGCTGCTGCGCACGCTGGACGGCCGGCTCAAGATCTCGCCGGATGGGACCATGCGCGAAAGCCGCCGCTACCTGCTGGTCGGGCGCGAAGGGGCAGGGCGGCCCGATCCCCGCCAGGCGGCGTGGCTCTACGCCCAGATGGTGCGTTGGGGACAGTCGTCCATCAGCCCCGAGGCGCTGAAGACCGCCGAGGCGGTATTCCGGCCGGATCTCTACGATGCCGCGCTGGGCGTGCCCGGCAGCGTCAATAATGACGTGCCGGACGCGGTCGGCGCCTTTGCCGGGCCGGCCTTCGATCCCGACAACATCGCCGCGCATCTGGCGGCGTTCGAAATCGCCCACATGAAGTCGTGA
- a CDS encoding ferredoxin-nitrite reductase (product_source=KO:K00366; cath_funfam=3.30.413.10,3.90.480.10; cog=COG0155; ko=KO:K00366; pfam=PF01077,PF03460; superfamily=55124,56014; tigrfam=TIGR02435), with product MKIETVPVDFTDEQKRYLEGFSTGLQISRVGRGLGGGAASKANAEPTGPEAPHVKAQDRTIASGKKLVDQEKWKREEHPFDAYPRLKEQALADSRPSPADNFRWRYYGLFYVGPTQDSYMCRLRIPNGIMKHWQFSGLADLIEPLCGPFSNVTTRANLQVREIPPKNAVALIEGIQDLGLCSRGSGADNIRNVTGTPTAGIDPQELLDTRPYAREWHYHILNDRSLTGLPRKFNVAFDGAGKIAVLEDTNDIAFAAVEVKDGFGVEPGIWFKLGIGGITGHMDFATDTGIIVRPADATKVSDAIVRVFIDLGDRTNRLKARLKYVIDGMGMEKFLVLVEEKMGHAFTRVPAEALLPRPAFDRTAHIGVHKQKQDGLNWIGVALPLGMVTCEQMRGLAKIAADLGDGDIRLTVWQNLLIPGVSDDKVALATAAIEAIGLAIKTTELRAGLIACTGRAGCKFGNADTKRTAARIADWCDPRVDVETPINIHLTGCHHSCAQHYISDIGMIGARVAVGDSDDTVDGFHVFTGGGFGPDADVGQEVYHDVKAEDAPVVVEKLLKAYMSNRASSEETFLTFARRHDGETLRRLADEQVSA from the coding sequence ATGAAAATCGAAACCGTTCCCGTCGACTTCACCGACGAACAGAAGCGCTACCTGGAAGGTTTCTCTACCGGCCTGCAGATCAGCCGCGTCGGCCGCGGTCTTGGCGGCGGTGCTGCTTCGAAGGCCAATGCCGAGCCGACAGGTCCCGAAGCGCCGCACGTCAAGGCGCAGGACCGCACGATCGCGTCGGGCAAGAAGCTCGTCGATCAGGAGAAGTGGAAGCGCGAGGAACATCCGTTTGATGCCTATCCGCGCTTGAAGGAGCAGGCGCTGGCCGATTCCAGGCCGTCGCCCGCCGACAATTTCCGCTGGCGCTATTACGGCCTGTTCTATGTGGGACCGACGCAGGATTCCTATATGTGCCGGCTGCGGATTCCCAACGGCATCATGAAGCACTGGCAGTTCTCAGGATTGGCCGACCTGATTGAGCCGCTGTGCGGGCCGTTTTCCAACGTCACCACGCGCGCCAATCTGCAGGTGCGGGAAATCCCGCCGAAGAACGCTGTCGCATTGATCGAGGGCATCCAGGATCTCGGCCTGTGCTCGCGCGGCTCCGGCGCCGACAACATCCGCAACGTCACGGGCACGCCGACCGCCGGCATCGATCCGCAGGAACTGCTCGATACCCGCCCCTATGCGCGGGAGTGGCACTATCACATTCTCAACGATCGCTCGCTGACTGGCTTGCCGCGAAAATTCAACGTCGCCTTCGACGGCGCCGGCAAGATCGCGGTGCTGGAAGATACCAACGACATCGCCTTCGCCGCCGTCGAGGTGAAGGATGGTTTCGGCGTCGAGCCCGGCATCTGGTTCAAGCTGGGGATCGGCGGCATCACCGGTCACATGGATTTTGCCACCGATACCGGCATCATCGTCAGGCCGGCCGACGCGACGAAGGTGTCCGACGCCATCGTCCGCGTTTTCATCGATCTCGGCGACCGCACCAACCGGCTCAAGGCGCGGCTGAAATACGTCATCGACGGCATGGGCATGGAGAAGTTTCTCGTGCTCGTTGAGGAGAAGATGGGGCACGCTTTCACCCGCGTGCCGGCGGAAGCTCTGCTGCCGCGGCCGGCGTTCGACCGCACCGCCCATATCGGTGTCCACAAGCAGAAGCAGGACGGGCTGAACTGGATCGGCGTCGCGCTGCCGCTGGGCATGGTCACCTGCGAACAGATGCGTGGCCTCGCCAAGATCGCAGCCGATCTCGGCGACGGCGATATCCGGCTCACAGTGTGGCAGAACCTGCTCATTCCTGGGGTGTCCGACGACAAGGTGGCCTTGGCCACGGCCGCGATCGAGGCGATCGGTCTGGCGATCAAGACAACCGAACTTCGTGCCGGCCTGATCGCCTGCACCGGCCGCGCCGGCTGCAAGTTCGGCAATGCCGATACCAAGCGCACCGCGGCCAGAATTGCCGACTGGTGCGACCCGCGGGTTGATGTCGAGACGCCGATCAACATCCATCTCACCGGCTGCCACCATTCCTGCGCGCAGCATTACATCAGCGACATCGGCATGATCGGCGCGCGGGTTGCAGTCGGCGACAGTGATGACACCGTCGATGGCTTTCATGTCTTCACCGGCGGCGGGTTTGGCCCCGACGCCGATGTCGGGCAGGAGGTCTATCACGACGTCAAGGCCGAGGACGCGCCGGTCGTCGTCGAGAAACTACTCAAGGCCTACATGTCGAATCGTGCGTCGTCAGAAGAAACCTTCCTGACCTTTGCGCGCCGCCATGACGGCGAAACGCTGCGCAGGCTCGCCGACGAACAGGTGTCCGCATGA
- a CDS encoding NitT/TauT family transport system ATP-binding protein (product_source=KO:K02049; cath_funfam=3.40.50.300; cog=COG1116; ko=KO:K02049; pfam=PF00005; smart=SM00382; superfamily=52540) — protein sequence MVALARVEQALVAAGASLEIDGVSHAFDIDGKVLPVLDDVSIKVAPGEFVALLGPSGCGKSTLLRLVAGLEPPRAGSLREDGVPITGPYPSRVVVFQDPTLFPWRHVWNNVALGLEAQGILKSQRHRVDAAIELVGLSTFRNAFPHQLSGGMAQRVALARALVNDPKILVLDEPLGKLDSLTRITMQAELVSLWQRSGFTALLVTHDVEEALFLANRVIVFSDRPAKIKADIVVDRPYPRHRGDAHLAELRRHILGLLGLDATW from the coding sequence ATGGTAGCGCTCGCACGGGTCGAACAGGCTCTTGTTGCCGCCGGCGCGTCGCTCGAGATCGACGGCGTCAGCCACGCTTTCGACATCGACGGCAAGGTGCTGCCGGTGCTCGACGATGTCAGCATCAAAGTCGCGCCCGGAGAGTTCGTGGCGCTGCTCGGACCGTCCGGTTGCGGCAAGTCGACCTTGTTGCGCCTCGTTGCGGGGCTGGAGCCGCCGCGCGCGGGATCGTTGCGCGAAGACGGCGTGCCGATCACCGGGCCGTATCCGTCGCGCGTAGTGGTGTTTCAGGATCCGACGCTGTTTCCGTGGCGCCATGTCTGGAACAACGTGGCGCTCGGGTTGGAAGCGCAGGGCATTCTCAAGTCCCAGCGCCATCGCGTCGATGCCGCGATCGAGCTGGTCGGGCTCTCGACCTTCCGCAATGCCTTTCCGCACCAGCTCTCCGGCGGCATGGCGCAGCGCGTCGCGCTGGCGCGGGCGCTGGTCAACGACCCAAAGATCCTCGTGCTGGATGAGCCGCTCGGCAAGCTGGATTCGCTGACGCGGATCACCATGCAGGCCGAACTGGTCTCGTTGTGGCAGCGCAGCGGCTTTACCGCGCTGCTGGTGACCCATGACGTGGAGGAGGCGCTGTTCCTCGCCAACCGCGTCATCGTGTTCAGCGACCGTCCGGCGAAGATCAAGGCGGATATCGTCGTGGACCGGCCCTATCCGCGGCATCGCGGCGATGCCCATCTAGCGGAACTTCGCCGCCACATCCTTGGTTTATTGGGATTGGACGCCACATGGTGA
- a CDS encoding ribosomal protein S12 methylthiotransferase (product_source=KO:K14441; cath_funfam=3.80.30.20; cog=COG0621; ko=KO:K14441; pfam=PF00919,PF04055,PF18693; smart=SM00729; superfamily=102114; tigrfam=TIGR01125) produces the protein MQQAAAPKISFVSLGCPKALVDSERIITRLRAEGYELARKHDGADVVIVNTCGFLDSAKQESLGAIGEAMAANGKVIVTGCMGAEPEQIEAAYPGVLSITGPQQYESVLDAVHRALPPVHNPHLDLMPPQGIKLTPRHYAYLKISEGCNNRCSFCIIPKLRGDLVSRPANEVLREAENLVKAGVKELLVVSQDTSAYGVDVKYATSLWKDREVRAKFFDLARELGELGAWVRLQYVYPYPHVDEVISLMISGKVLPYLDIPFQHASPEVLKQMKRPAAQDKTLARIKKWREECPDLTLRSTFIVGFPGETETDFQYLLDWLEEAQIDRVGAFKYESVAGAPSNALGNAVPEEIKQQRWNALMARQQVISAKRLKRKVGTRQQVIIDEVGPTVSKGRSKFDAPQIDGAVYVSSRRPLRVGEIVTAKIERADAYDLHGSVSGF, from the coding sequence ATGCAACAGGCCGCCGCGCCCAAAATCTCCTTTGTGTCGCTGGGATGCCCCAAGGCTTTGGTGGATTCCGAACGCATCATCACCCGGCTGCGCGCCGAAGGTTACGAGCTCGCGCGCAAGCACGATGGCGCCGACGTTGTCATCGTCAATACCTGCGGCTTCCTCGACAGCGCCAAGCAGGAGTCGCTGGGCGCGATCGGCGAAGCCATGGCCGCCAACGGCAAGGTGATCGTCACCGGCTGCATGGGCGCCGAGCCCGAGCAGATCGAGGCGGCCTATCCCGGCGTGCTGTCGATCACCGGCCCGCAGCAATATGAGAGCGTGCTCGATGCCGTGCATCGCGCGCTGCCGCCAGTGCACAATCCGCATCTCGACCTGATGCCGCCGCAGGGCATCAAGCTGACACCGCGGCATTACGCGTACCTCAAGATTTCCGAAGGCTGCAACAACCGCTGCAGCTTCTGCATCATCCCGAAGCTGCGCGGCGATCTGGTGTCGCGCCCGGCCAACGAGGTGCTGCGCGAAGCGGAGAATCTGGTGAAGGCCGGCGTCAAGGAACTGCTGGTGGTATCACAGGATACCTCGGCCTACGGCGTCGATGTCAAATACGCGACCAGCCTCTGGAAGGATCGCGAGGTCCGCGCCAAATTCTTCGATCTCGCCAGGGAGCTCGGCGAACTCGGCGCCTGGGTGCGGCTGCAATACGTCTACCCCTATCCGCATGTCGATGAGGTCATCAGCCTGATGATATCGGGCAAGGTGCTGCCCTATCTCGACATCCCGTTCCAGCACGCCAGCCCCGAAGTATTGAAGCAGATGAAGCGCCCGGCGGCGCAGGACAAGACGCTGGCGCGGATCAAGAAGTGGCGCGAGGAGTGCCCGGATCTGACGCTGCGCTCGACCTTCATCGTCGGCTTCCCCGGCGAGACCGAGACCGATTTCCAATATCTGCTCGACTGGCTCGAGGAAGCGCAGATCGACCGCGTCGGCGCGTTCAAGTATGAATCCGTCGCCGGCGCACCGTCCAATGCGCTTGGCAATGCCGTGCCGGAAGAGATCAAGCAGCAGCGCTGGAACGCCCTGATGGCGCGGCAGCAGGTGATCTCGGCCAAGCGCCTGAAGCGCAAGGTCGGCACCAGGCAGCAGGTCATCATCGACGAGGTCGGCCCAACGGTGTCGAAGGGTCGCTCCAAATTCGACGCCCCGCAGATCGACGGCGCCGTCTACGTCTCCAGCCGCCGCCCCTTGCGCGTCGGCGAGATCGTCACCGCCAAGATCGAACGCGCGGATGCGTACGACCTGCACGGAAGCGTATCGGGGTTTTAA
- a CDS encoding hypothetical protein (product_source=Hypo-rule applied; transmembrane_helix_parts=Inside_1_20,TMhelix_21_43,Outside_44_50) — protein sequence MRELSAEARLQIHARTLSGRSAVRIHTFALYSAFALIAAIVFGTLSVHPF from the coding sequence ATGCGCGAACTATCCGCGGAAGCCCGCCTGCAGATTCATGCCCGCACCTTGTCGGGGCGCTCGGCGGTGCGGATCCACACCTTCGCGCTCTACAGCGCCTTCGCGCTGATCGCCGCCATCGTGTTCGGCACGCTCTCGGTCCATCCGTTCTGA
- a CDS encoding sulfite reductase (NADPH) flavoprotein alpha-component (product_source=KO:K00380; cath_funfam=2.40.30.10,3.40.50.80; cog=COG0369; ko=KO:K00380; pfam=PF00175,PF00667; superfamily=52343,63380): protein MNQMTPPPKVEIIPSSAPFSEAQRSWLNGFFAGLLSDAPAPLSAEQGAAVMPEEDDGAPWHDQTMPIADRMKLAEGKPLRRKMMAAMAQQDCGQCGYNCNDYSDAIASKAEPRLNLCVPGGKETARMLKALHEELEKAPGAAAPAAKTAAEPVAVAAPDPSTLGRSRDNPAPATFLSRRLLNGKGSEKETWHIDFDLSGCGLDYVVGDSFGIFASNDLGHVDQIIALLGASHTTQVRGKTLREVLREDVSLAPAPDSLFELISYITGGDQRAKARALAQGEDPDGDAATLDVMAALQKFSNVRPHPEAFVEALEPLQPRLYSISSSHNATPGKLSLTVDCVRYVIGKRKRHGLASTFLADRIKPGDELKVYVQKAHGFALPENPETPIIMVGPGTGIAPFRAFLHDRKATNAPGRNWLFFGHQRSGSDFFYADELNEMKSEGFLTRLSLAWSRDSGEKFYVQDRMREVGRDVWTWLADGAHVYVCGDAKRMAKDVERALVDIVAQFGARSTDEAVLFVGDLKKKGRFQLDVY from the coding sequence ATGAACCAGATGACGCCGCCTCCAAAAGTCGAGATCATTCCGTCCTCCGCGCCGTTTTCCGAAGCGCAGCGCTCCTGGCTGAACGGCTTCTTCGCCGGCCTGCTGTCGGATGCGCCGGCGCCTTTGTCGGCGGAGCAGGGCGCCGCCGTCATGCCTGAGGAGGATGACGGCGCGCCGTGGCACGACCAGACCATGCCGATTGCCGATCGCATGAAGCTCGCCGAGGGCAAGCCGCTGCGACGAAAAATGATGGCGGCGATGGCGCAGCAGGACTGCGGCCAGTGCGGCTATAACTGCAACGATTATTCCGACGCGATCGCCAGCAAGGCCGAACCGCGGCTCAACCTCTGCGTCCCCGGCGGCAAGGAAACCGCGCGGATGCTGAAGGCGCTGCACGAGGAACTGGAGAAGGCGCCGGGCGCAGCCGCGCCTGCAGCGAAGACCGCAGCAGAGCCGGTTGCCGTTGCCGCGCCCGATCCTTCGACGCTCGGCCGCTCCCGCGACAATCCGGCGCCAGCGACCTTCCTGTCGCGCCGGCTGCTCAACGGCAAGGGCTCGGAGAAGGAAACCTGGCACATCGATTTCGATCTCTCGGGCTGCGGGCTCGATTACGTCGTCGGCGATTCCTTCGGCATCTTTGCCAGCAACGATCTTGGCCATGTCGACCAGATCATCGCGCTGCTCGGCGCCTCGCACACCACGCAAGTGCGCGGCAAGACGCTGCGCGAGGTGTTGCGCGAGGACGTCTCGCTGGCGCCGGCGCCGGATAGCCTGTTCGAGCTGATCTCCTACATCACCGGCGGCGATCAGCGCGCCAAGGCGCGGGCACTGGCGCAGGGCGAGGACCCGGATGGCGACGCGGCGACGCTCGACGTGATGGCGGCGCTGCAGAAATTCTCCAACGTGCGGCCGCACCCGGAAGCCTTTGTCGAGGCGCTGGAGCCGCTGCAGCCCAGACTCTATTCGATCTCGTCGTCGCACAATGCGACGCCGGGAAAACTCTCGCTGACGGTCGACTGCGTGCGCTATGTGATCGGCAAGCGCAAGCGCCACGGCCTCGCATCCACCTTCCTCGCCGACCGCATCAAGCCCGGCGACGAGCTGAAGGTCTATGTCCAGAAGGCGCATGGTTTTGCCCTGCCGGAAAATCCGGAGACGCCGATCATCATGGTGGGCCCCGGCACCGGCATCGCGCCGTTCCGTGCTTTCCTGCATGACCGCAAGGCGACCAACGCGCCGGGCCGCAACTGGCTGTTCTTCGGCCATCAGCGCAGCGGGTCGGATTTCTTCTATGCCGACGAACTCAACGAGATGAAGAGCGAAGGATTTCTCACCCGACTGTCGCTGGCGTGGTCGCGCGATTCCGGCGAAAAGTTCTACGTGCAGGATCGCATGCGCGAAGTCGGCCGCGACGTCTGGACCTGGCTCGCCGACGGCGCTCACGTTTACGTCTGCGGCGACGCCAAGCGGATGGCCAAGGACGTCGAACGCGCGCTGGTCGATATCGTCGCGCAGTTTGGCGCCCGCTCCACCGACGAGGCGGTGCTGTTCGTCGGCGACCTCAAGAAGAAGGGGCGGTTCCAGTTGGACGTGTACTGA